A single Cucumis melo cultivar AY chromosome 4, USDA_Cmelo_AY_1.0, whole genome shotgun sequence DNA region contains:
- the LOC103489883 gene encoding cell division control protein 48 homolog C-like, which yields MAGGKSPSVVNRGLLLQRIKSCRHKCSTVDDIVDHLQSTYRDYRALKKSPFTSIVQQTLNKTPKSIPSSPNKIKRQLQDSKNEDADCSTIGKKRAKRGDLGEQRLQNTENMHLKRIQHNNQDGSSSSLSSSSSSDFGNSGDGAVSTSEDAIYGEKVEPKFDLMKSMLRTSYAESKKLKNEHLEKSMELEVAIDDKVAEKIIMGNEGNANKEILRKEKQSSLNGEEIEGPWFKDLGGMKSVLDELKMEVIVPLYHPQLPLWLGVRPMAGILLHGPPGCGKTKLAHAIANETRVPFYKISATEIVSGVSGASEENIRELFSKAYRTAPSIVFIDEIDAIASKRENLQREMERRIVTQLMTCMDGFHKLVDSKDASSKNDNSDVRPGYVLVIGATNRPDAVDPALRRPGRFDREIVLGVPDENARAEILTVLTSNLRLEGSFDLLKIARATAGFVGADLTALANKAGNLAMKRIIDQRKCELSTDFADNEHIEDWWRQPWLPEEMEKLAITMTDFEEAIQMVQPSLRREGFSAIPSVKWEDVGGLEQLRAEFDRYVVRRVKYPEDYEGFGVDLETGFLLYGPPGCGKTLIAKAVANEAGANFIHIKGPELLNKYVGESELAVRTLFSRARACSPCILFFDEVDALTTKRGKEGGWVVERLLNQLLIELDGAEQRRGVFVIGATNRPEVIDPAILRPGRFGKLLYVPLPNPTERGLVLKALGRKKPIDVSVDLLAIGQMEACENFSGADLAALMNEAAMAALEEKLTSDNSNIESASCTIKMIHFERGLTKISPSVSEKQKHFYEILSKSLKPA from the exons ATGGCCGGTGGCAAATCGCCGTCCGTTGTAAACCGTGGGCTCCTTCTTCAGCGGATTAAGTCTTGTCGTCACAAATGTTCCACCGTCGACGACATCGTCGATCATCTCCAGTCCACTTACAGGGACTACCGAGCCCTCAAGAAATCACCCTTCACTTCAATTGTCCAACAAACCCTCAACAAAACCCCTAAATCCATTCCCTCTTCGCCCAACAAAATCAAGCGCCAACTACAAGATTCTAAAAACGAGGATGCCGATTGCAGTACCATTGGAAAGAAGCGCGCTAAGAGAGGCGATTTAGGTGAACAGAGGTTGCAGAATACGGAGAATATGCACCTCAAGAGGATACAGCACAACAATCAGGATGGTTCCTCTTCGTCtttatcttcatcttcttcgtcAGATTTTGGTAATAGTGGCGATGGAGCGGTGTCAACGTCCGAGGATGCTATATATGGGGAAAAAGTTGAGCCAAAGTTCGATTTAATGAAGTCGATGCTTCGAACATCTTATGCGGAGTCAAAGAAATTGAAGAATGAGCATTTGGAGAAGAGTATGGAGTTGGAAGTTGCTATAGATGATAAGGTTGCTGAAAAAATTATTATGGGGAATGAAGGGAATGCAAACAAGGAGATATTGAGGAAAGAAAAGCAGAGTTCTCTTAATGGGGAAGAAATAGAAGGGCCTTGGTTTAAGGATTTGGGAGGGATGAAAAGCGTGCTAGACGAATTAAAGATGGAGGTGATTGTACCACTTTACCATCCTCAGCTCCCATTGTGGTTGGGGGTTCGGCCGATGGCTGGAATTTTGCTTCATGGACCCCCTGGTTGTGGGAAGACTAAATTGGCACATGCCATTGCCAATGAAACTAGGGTGCCTTTTTATAAGATTTCTGCTACAGAAATCGTGTCGGGTGTATCAG GTGCGTCCGAAGAAAATATTAGAGAGCTCTTTTCCAAAGCCTATAGGACTGCACCATCGATTGTTTTTATTGATGAGATTGATGCAATTGCATCAAAGAGAGAAAATCTACAAAGAGAAATGGAGAGACGGATTGTAACACAATTAATGACTTGCATGGATGGGTTCCACAAGCTTGTAGATTCTAAGGATGCAAGTTCGAAGAATGATAACTCCGATGTTAGACCAGGCTATGTTCTTGTAATTGGTGCTACCAATAGGCCTGATGCTGTTGATCCTGCATTAAGGAGGCCTGGTCGTTTTGATCGTGAGATTGTATTAGGTGTTCCAGATGAAAATGCAAGGGCTGAAATTCTCACTGTTCTTACCAGCAACTTGAGACTTGAAGGTTCGTTTGATCTTTTGAAAATAGCTAGGGCAACTGCAGGGTTTGTTGGAGCTGATTTAACAGCATTGGCTAATAAGGCTGGTAATCTTGCCATGAAGAGAATAATTGATCAAAGAAAATGCGAGTTATCTACTGATTTTGCTGATAATGAACATATAGAAGACTGGTGGAGGCAACCTTGGTTGCCCGAAGAGATGGAAAAATTAGCGATAACCATGACTGACTTTGAG GAAGCAATTCAAATGGTACAACCATCATTGAGAAGAGAAGGGTTTTCTGCAATTCCGAGTGTAAAGTGGGAGGATGTTGGTGGCTTAGAACAACTAAGAGCAGAGTTTGATCGCTATGTAGTTAGACGTGTAAAGTATCCAGAGGATTATGAG GGCTTTGGTGTAGATCTAGAGACTGGATTTTTGTTATATGGTCCTCCAGGATGTGGTAAAACACTAATTGCTAAGGCCGTTGCAAATGAGGCTGGAGCTAATTTCATTCACATTAAG GGGCCCGAGTTACTAAATAAATATGTTGGAGAAAGTGAACTTGCTGTACGGACACTATTTAGTCGGGCAAGGGCGTGCTCACCATGCATTCTATTTTTTGATGAA GTGGATGCCTTAACAACAAAACGTGGTAAAGAAGGGGGATGGGTAGTGGAGCGATTATTGAACCAG CTACTCATAGAGTTGGATGGAGCAGAACAACGACGAGGTGTCTTTGTTATTGGTGCTACAAATag GCCTGAGGTCATAGATCCTGCGATACTGCGACCAGGTAGATTTGGAAAACTTCTTTACGTTCCTCTCCCTAATCCAACTGAGCGTGGGCTTGTCTTAAAAGCTCTTGGAAGGAAGAAGCCTATTGATGTTAGTGTAGATCTACTTGCAATTGGACAAATGGAGGCTTGTGAAAATTTTAGTGGAGCCGATCTTGCTGCCTTG ATGAATGAAGCTGCAATGGCTGCTTTGGAAGAGAAATTGACATCAGACAACAGTAATATTGAATCAGCTTCATGTACAATCAAGATGATCCATTTTGAGCGTGGGCTAACTAAAATTTCTCCATCTGTGTCAGAAAAg CAAAAGCATTTTTATGAGATTTTGTCGAAAAGCTTAAAACCTGCTTAA